One Bacillus amyloliquefaciens DSM 7 = ATCC 23350 DNA window includes the following coding sequences:
- a CDS encoding MgtC/SapB family protein has translation MSWPIEPDILLKLGIATLIGMIIGLERELKNKPLGLKTCIVIAVSSCMLTIVSINAAYHFPKYYRIMMDPLRLPAQIISGVGFIGAGVILRKSNDVISGLTTSAIIWGAAGLGLATGAGFYKEAFASLLFILISVEFLPWLIRKVGPNRLKEKDIRVRMSLSDKDKMTEILKEMKSKQLRIHSVRIDDLRETENPIMEVKISVHKNRYTTDVYYDIKEIQGVVGVKCDTL, from the coding sequence TTGAGCTGGCCTATCGAACCGGACATTTTATTAAAGCTGGGCATTGCCACGCTGATCGGTATGATCATCGGTCTTGAGCGTGAGTTGAAAAATAAACCGTTAGGACTGAAAACCTGTATCGTCATCGCCGTCAGCTCCTGTATGCTGACGATCGTCAGCATTAATGCGGCATATCACTTTCCGAAATATTACCGTATCATGATGGACCCGCTCCGCCTTCCCGCCCAAATCATTTCCGGCGTCGGTTTTATCGGTGCGGGCGTGATCCTGCGCAAAAGCAATGACGTCATTTCCGGTCTGACGACATCGGCTATCATCTGGGGCGCAGCCGGGCTGGGTCTGGCCACAGGCGCCGGCTTTTATAAGGAGGCATTCGCAAGCCTCTTGTTTATCCTGATCAGCGTCGAATTTCTTCCGTGGCTGATCAGAAAAGTCGGTCCCAATCGCTTGAAGGAGAAAGATATCCGCGTGAGGATGTCTCTTTCCGACAAAGATAAAATGACCGAGATTCTAAAGGAAATGAAAAGCAAACAGCTCCGCATTCACTCGGTCCGGATTGACGATCTGCGTGAAACAGAAAATCCGATTATGGAAGTGAAAATCAGTGTCCATAAAAACCGCTACACCACTGACGTGTATTATGATATTAAAGAAATCCAGGGTGTCGTCGGAGTGAAGTGTGATACGTTATAA
- a CDS encoding CamS family sex pheromone protein, whose protein sequence is MKKMLALAATATAAVLMLSACSPSFGGNKEEEITQKTAKSSEKAIIPKYNISDSYYKMVLPFKAGKARGLTADRLNTRLDIDEFETGLMRLAQDTFPTDDYLYQEGQYLDEDTVLSWLDRKKEGSDLKKAKKADANFQNLGLNPVLPNSGSAKEKNENSPIYLASMLEQDYLVRKDKNSIQLGGIMIGLALNSVYYYRENTGDPQQEVELSDKTIRSHGEEIAQEVVNRLRKMDNLKNVPITVALYKQAPKTSIVPGNYIAKTEVKAGSSTISNWDDVKEKYVFYPADTDTAKKYPDDSEVFKRFKNAIDSYFPNYTGVVGTAMYENDEMRKMKIEIPMQFYGKSEVIAFTQYLTGELMDYYSKGSVDVEINITSSDGQEALIVRNAGDKEPTVHIYD, encoded by the coding sequence TTGAAAAAGATGTTGGCATTGGCGGCGACGGCAACGGCGGCAGTATTGATGCTGTCAGCCTGTTCGCCGAGTTTCGGGGGAAACAAAGAGGAAGAGATCACGCAGAAAACGGCAAAGTCTTCTGAAAAAGCGATCATACCGAAATATAATATCTCTGATTCCTACTATAAGATGGTGCTTCCGTTTAAGGCCGGAAAAGCGCGCGGGCTGACCGCGGACCGGCTGAATACGAGGCTGGACATCGATGAATTCGAGACGGGACTGATGCGGCTCGCCCAAGACACGTTCCCGACGGATGACTATTTGTATCAGGAAGGCCAGTATTTAGATGAGGATACGGTACTCAGCTGGCTTGACCGCAAAAAAGAAGGCAGTGATCTGAAAAAGGCGAAAAAAGCAGACGCCAACTTCCAGAATCTCGGCTTAAATCCGGTGCTGCCAAACTCGGGATCGGCAAAAGAGAAAAACGAAAACAGCCCGATTTACTTAGCGTCTATGCTTGAGCAGGATTACTTAGTAAGAAAAGATAAAAACAGCATCCAGCTTGGCGGTATCATGATCGGTCTCGCTCTCAACTCTGTATACTATTATCGCGAAAATACAGGGGATCCGCAGCAGGAAGTGGAGCTCAGCGACAAAACGATCCGCAGTCATGGTGAAGAAATCGCCCAGGAAGTCGTTAACCGTCTCCGGAAAATGGATAACCTGAAAAATGTGCCGATTACCGTCGCCCTTTATAAACAAGCGCCGAAGACATCAATCGTACCGGGGAATTACATTGCGAAAACAGAAGTCAAAGCCGGCTCATCCACCATTTCAAACTGGGATGATGTCAAAGAAAAGTACGTGTTCTATCCGGCTGATACTGACACAGCAAAGAAATACCCTGACGATTCCGAAGTGTTTAAACGCTTCAAAAACGCGATCGACAGCTACTTCCCGAACTACACCGGAGTAGTCGGAACGGCGATGTATGAAAATGATGAAATGAGAAAAATGAAAATTGAAATCCCGATGCAATTTTACGGAAAAAGCGAAGTCATCGCTTTTACCCAATACTTAACGGGTGAGCTGATGGATTATTATTCAAAAGGCTCAGTCGATGTCGAAATCAACATCACCTCATCAGACGGCCAGGAAGCGCTTATCGTCCGCAATGCGGGTGACAAAGAACCGACCGTCCATATTTACGATTAA
- a CDS encoding phosphotransferase enzyme family protein, with amino-acid sequence MHKDIQAIFEEDKVLAKAGEIYGFTKFQFIADAENYVYEIVKDNQAYILKITHTIRRTPEYIFGEMEWLHHLTKGGLSAAKPIPSLNGRDVEEVPDEKGGAFLFRVYEKAPGRKVEESDWNGSLFYELGKYTGNMHRLTKSYSLSDPKYKRQEWDEEEQLKLRKYVPEDQHLVFERADALMEELRQLPKNPENYGLVHADLHHGNFNWDNGKITAFDFDDSGYNWFVNDISILLYNILWYPVIPYEDKVAFTEEFMTHFMKGYKEENDLDPAWLEKIPDFLRLRHMLIYGLLHQAFDLDSLGDEELEMLKGFRRDIENKTPITEYNFTSLV; translated from the coding sequence ATGCATAAAGATATTCAAGCGATTTTTGAGGAAGATAAGGTGCTGGCCAAAGCCGGTGAAATATACGGATTTACTAAGTTTCAATTTATTGCGGACGCAGAGAACTACGTATACGAAATTGTAAAAGATAATCAAGCTTATATCTTAAAAATTACGCATACGATCCGCAGAACACCGGAATATATTTTCGGGGAAATGGAATGGCTTCATCATCTGACAAAGGGCGGGCTTTCGGCAGCAAAACCGATTCCTTCATTAAATGGCAGAGATGTCGAAGAAGTGCCGGACGAAAAAGGCGGAGCGTTTTTGTTCAGAGTCTATGAAAAAGCGCCCGGACGCAAAGTGGAGGAATCAGATTGGAACGGGTCTCTGTTTTATGAGCTTGGCAAGTATACGGGGAACATGCATCGGCTGACGAAAAGCTACAGTCTGAGCGACCCGAAATATAAAAGGCAAGAATGGGATGAAGAGGAGCAGCTGAAGCTAAGAAAATATGTGCCCGAAGATCAGCATCTTGTATTCGAACGGGCGGATGCTTTAATGGAAGAACTGCGGCAATTGCCGAAGAACCCGGAAAACTACGGCCTTGTGCACGCCGATTTGCACCATGGCAATTTCAACTGGGACAACGGAAAAATCACTGCATTTGATTTTGATGACAGCGGCTACAATTGGTTTGTGAATGATATCAGTATTTTGCTGTACAATATTTTGTGGTATCCGGTCATCCCGTATGAAGACAAGGTTGCATTTACAGAGGAGTTTATGACTCATTTTATGAAAGGGTACAAGGAAGAAAATGATCTTGATCCTGCATGGCTTGAAAAAATTCCGGATTTCCTCCGCCTGCGCCATATGCTGATCTACGGATTATTGCATCAGGCGTTTGATCTTGACTCACTCGGGGATGAAGAGCTTGAGATGCTGAAAGGTTTCAGGCGTGATATCGAAAACAAAACACCGATTACTGAATATAACTTTACCTCCCTCGTATAA